ATTTATCGCCTCTCAGCTTTACAGGACAACTATATTTTCTTGCTCCATGACCCAGAGCAGCACATAGCAGCGGTGGTTGACCCTGCGGTCGCCGATCCTGTTTTACAGCAACTCCTTCACCTCAAAGCCAATCTGGTTGCCATCTTCAACACTCACCACCACTCCGATCATGTGGGCGGCAATCTGCGGCTGAGGCAGCAGTTTCCCCAGCTAGTAGTTTATGGCGGTGTTGAAGATCGGGGACGGATTCCAGGGCAACAGGTTTTTCTCCAAGCCGGCGATCGGGTTCAGTTTGCCGATCGGGAGGCTGAAGTACTGTTTATTCCAGGACATACCCGCGCCCATATTGCCTATTACTTTCCCCCCCGCAACAACCTATGGAACTGGAGAATTATTCTGTGGCGATACCTTGTTTGCAGGGGGCTGTGGGCGATTATTTGAAGGCACACCGACTCAAATGATGACATCCTTGAGTCAAATTCGGGCGTTGCCAGATCAGACCCGAATTTGGTGCGCCCACGAGTACACCTTAAATAACCTCAAGTTTGCCCTCACCGTGGATGGTAATAACCTGGATCTCCAGACTCGATGGGCACAAACGCAACAGCTACGCGATCGCGGAGAAGCGACGATTCCCTCCAGCTTAGGGGTGGAGAAGCAGACCAACCCATTTCTGCGCTGGGATCAATCTGCCTTACAACAGATCACGAAAAGCCATGATCCGATTCAGACCTTTGCTCGATTGCGGGGCATGAAGGATCGATTTTAGCGATCGCAGGAACAGCCGATGTGATGATCACCTCTCCGATGGGCAATAGGCAGCCCCTCAAGATCCCAATTCAGCCGTTAGTGCTCTGTCAACCTTGAGTTGATGGAACAAGCGTTTTAAGGAAGTTATCTAAGGAAGTTATCTGTTGAGGGTTTTCACCCCCTGAAAAAAAACTTGACAGACCAGGAGGGAATTAGGCTTCGTAGGGAGTCCCCACCCGATCGACACAGACATTCGCTGCCAGGGGCAACCGACCTGGATTGTGGCGAGCCTCGGCGGCATAGCCAACCGGCACCAGTACTGCGATTGCTAGGTCGAGATCTGCGGTGGCTCCAATCACCTCTTTGACCTTAGCTTCTACCCAGCCATTCATAAAGCAGGTCGAGAGCCCCAGACTTTCAGCTGCAAGAACCAAATGGGTGGCGGCAATCATGGCATCTTTGATCGCATACTCCCGCGATTGCTCGGCCAGGGTTGTATAAAACTGGGGAATGGCTGTTTTAAAATAGTCCACGGTGGTCTCCGTCCAAGCCCCCGTTGCTCGACCTTGCTGATAAATCGGGGTCAGGTCTTTGCGCCAAGCCGCTGCATCGGCAGCAAAGACAAAAGTAACTGGCGCTTGTAAAATTTGCGTCTGTCCCCAGGCGGCGGCTGACAGACCGGCCTTCTGTGTCTCGTCTTGCACGAGAATAATCCGCCAGTCCTGAAGGTTATAGCTACTGGGTGCCGAGATCGTCAATTCCAACAGCTGCTTCAGTAATTCTGGCTCTAGGGGATCTGGCTTGAAGCTTTTAATCGCTCGCCGCTGGGCGATCGCGGTGGGGACATCTAGGGGGTGTTCGATCAAGTTACGAGGCTGTGATCCTAAGTTCATGAGATCCTCCGATGATGAATGAGATCAAGGCTGCGGACAACATCCCAGACGGCAACTTGCCGGACTACATTAATTCCTTAGTTCAAAGAAATCGAACAACAAAACTATAGTACGAGCCATGCAATAATGCAACCATGCGGCTTTTCTATCATCCCCACCCCCATGATCTTTCCCTCGCCAGTGTGTTGTATGCCCTGGGAGATCCGGTGCGCTTAGAGATTGTGCGGTTACTAGCAACTCAGGGTGAGCAGCCC
Above is a genomic segment from Neosynechococcus sphagnicola sy1 containing:
- a CDS encoding hydroxyacylglutathione hydrolase C-terminal domain-containing protein, with product MMTSLSQIRALPDQTRIWCAHEYTLNNLKFALTVDGNNLDLQTRWAQTQQLRDRGEATIPSSLGVEKQTNPFLRWDQSALQQITKSHDPIQTFARLRGMKDRF
- a CDS encoding MBL fold metallo-hydrolase translates to MQIYRLSALQDNYIFLLHDPEQHIAAVVDPAVADPVLQQLLHLKANLVAIFNTHHHSDHVGGNLRLRQQFPQLVVYGGVEDRGRIPGQQVFLQAGDRVQFADREAEVLFIPGHTRAHIAYYFPPRNNLWNWRIILWRYLVCRGLWAII
- a CDS encoding nitroreductase family protein — encoded protein: MNLGSQPRNLIEHPLDVPTAIAQRRAIKSFKPDPLEPELLKQLLELTISAPSSYNLQDWRIILVQDETQKAGLSAAAWGQTQILQAPVTFVFAADAAAWRKDLTPIYQQGRATGAWTETTVDYFKTAIPQFYTTLAEQSREYAIKDAMIAATHLVLAAESLGLSTCFMNGWVEAKVKEVIGATADLDLAIAVLVPVGYAAEARHNPGRLPLAANVCVDRVGTPYEA